From the genome of Gambusia affinis linkage group LG04, SWU_Gaff_1.0, whole genome shotgun sequence:
TCAGTATGAGGAGATGCAGGTTTCACGattacaacaaattaaaataatttatccaaatattttatctgtcaacaccctgttttttgtttttttctttcaatttattattgaaacacaaaacacaattatCCAATGAACAGATCTCGGATCaggaaatcatttattttttatttttttagttactCCAATTAGTCTCAAGTCCTTTGAAATCCTCCCTCATCCacacttttttccccaactACTTTCAACTTGAAGAGTCTTTTGCTTATacacaaaatgcaaatattacAGGTTTTGTCAGCTTGTgcaatacattattatttttattgtgtagGCACTTTAATTTCTCCACATTTTATACAACTATTGTAGATCGAAATGTCTAAAGATTGTTTTCTAAGCTCCTCATTACTCTCAGCGATGGAGTAGCATTTTTGCAccagcagagctgcagccacTAACTCTCTGTCCTTGTTGGCtctcttttaaatttaaaaatatttctttgtctCATTATGCAACACCTCTTATAAAactcactgcaaaaataaaatcttgttttactGTTTGGACTTGTCGATTGAGTCAAATACAGCCTCTCAAAGAAGTACAGAAGTCCATCAGCGCCATAAAATATTATAGTCCTACTTCTATTCTGTTTattgaaaagataaaacaacCCTGTGTCCCAGCTTGATGCATTATGGGTTAATATGTCACAATGATGGCTAAGAGTGCTGAGATGTTGCTGAATAAGCTGCTGAAACCCATTTTACTGGAATAGAAAAGTGAGCACAGACTTTCTGAGGGACTAAAGTCCAACTTTATACACTGCAGGAGTATAAAATAGGTGCAACACTATTTGTTACATTCAGAGCGTAAGAAAACATAATGTTCCATGATTAGATTTTTTGTGGACTATTAGTTTGTAAGGTTTTGATTGTGAATAttcaagtaaatgtttttttttctctccataatGTTGAATTTTAAGTTCTTTTTAATGTTCCATGAAACAcaagcatattttttaaatgcccaCCTCAAGGCGTTGTCAATATaatgaaaaaagtttattatgcTTCATCTGCCTTCATTTCTACTGATTCttctttgctgttattttaaaatgttcactgTCTTTGTTTGGATTAAATGACTTTATCTCTAAAGGTtaattaatccatccatccattttctttcaccCTTGTTCCTAGTGGGGTTGGGAAgggtcaaaaatgtaattaccgGTAATGGACATGCAAATCAGATTCACTTTATGCTGTCATTCACCAACAACAAACTCTGCTGCCGCCATTTTTACGAAGCAAATGGCGTGGCTGTGGACCACAGATTGTAGTTCTACCACCCTGGTTTTGTTATGCAGTGATCCTGGCCAAGTATGGCATGGATGGGAAACGGGACATGAGGCCGATGGAGACCAACTCCCTGAAAGACCACGAGGCCAGAGACGGAGATATGTTCGATGATCCCAAACTGGACAAACTCTGGAACAAGGTTTGTGCTCAGGTGCAAAGGAGAGAGGAAAGGCGACACAGAAAACCGTTCTTGGTCACTTGTGAAGCACATTCCTCTCGGTTCTCTTTTACCAACAGGCCAAGAGCTCTGGGAAGTTCTCTAACGAAGAGCTGCAGAGCTTAAAGAGGGAATTCCAGCATCACAAAGACAAGATCCATGAGTACAACATCCTGATGGATACAGTCAGCAGGACCGAGGGTGAGCTAACTGTTTCTACTGAAACAAACTGCAGTCCATTCTGTACTCATCTGTGCTCACCATTTATTGGGCCGGTTTGAGATTGTCATAACATGACAACCTTGATTAAAAATCAAGGTTGTCATGTTACACACTTAACATGTGTGTAACATGTTACACTTAACATGTTACACACATGTTAAGTGTGTAACATGACAACCTTGAAGTGTGTAAGTATAAGTGTGTAATACTTACACACTTATACTTGTGTGTAAGTATTacaatatttacacacaaatttaaaattgagaaaatatatttatacaatGATAGCAgaattataaaatgtatttattttgattttgcagACTTGAGCAAAAACTAGCTTTTATGTATGCGTTGCATAGAACGTGGTGCCTTATTGATATTATCTGGATAATAAGTCGGgctgtttgctttcttttcagCCGCAATAGGCTACGTGGCAGACATGTTTCTAATAGCTTATCACTGGTCATTGTAAAATGTCAAGCTAACACTTTCCAAACCAGCtctttgtgtgtctttttttttgccatcagTGTTATTTCCAattaacagatttgtttgttgtgtAAGTAAATGATTAGTGCAGTAGCCTTTGTTCAGCCAGCTGATCAGAACCACGTTAACCCATCGAACCCGTTTGATAGTGAATGGTAGTTGCTATAAACTCATATTTATTTGGACCCTGGTGTGGCTGCATAGCACTGACTTTATGGACCGTTGGAGTTCTAAGCTTCTCGTTGAGTTCTGCGGTCTGGTGGCAGGTATCAGGCAGGACAGGTTCCCGTCCGCCGCTCTCTACTCTGTCACTGCTCATCATGTCAAACTGGGAGATTTAAGCAGAGCTGGCAGTCCCCCAGAGTGTTTCATCCAGGCGTGGAGAGTGGATGGGCACGTCTCTTTTGGGCTGGACTGACACTTTGCTGccgtttccttttttaaaaaaataaataaaataaaatctccacaGCATCTATGTCGCTTCGAGACAAGCcggaggggttttttttctgcttgtctgatgcatttaaatattGAGCCAATCACATGTTGCCTGCAGGGCCTGAGGCTCTATCTCACCACTTTGTCTGCTCACCGTCTGTCTGTTCcttgattttcattttgtttgcccttttttttctctttttgatccAAATGTCAGCCGGTATTATTATCATGGCCTTTGTTTGAGGTTTTCCTCCTTGAAGATGAGAGAGACGGGAATCTCATAATCTGATGGCGTTAGTCAGTAAGTCCAGACTTACAGGTGACTCACGGCTCTTACAGAAGAAGTGATTTTAATATCACAAGATCAGACCAATTGCCTTTCAAAGCCATTTCAGAGCTTCTGCAAAACTCTCATCAAACACTTGTTTGATGAGAGTTTTGCATCCCTTTgtcatttcttcctctttttgacTCGTCTCTTCTTGTCCTCACTCCCAAACACCTTCTCTCCCCCACTTGTCTCCTGCCCTCTCTTTAGAAATTCACAAGAACGTGATCTCCCCCATGGAGGGCGACACCAAAGAGcacctgctgcagcagaagcacaccgagctgaaggagaaaatgagagaCCTCAACCACGGCTTCGAGCGCCTCCGCAAAATCAGCCACGAGGGTTTCTCTCAAGACAGCGGtgaggaggaaggaaaacacaTCTCGCCTCTCATTTACCCCGACTCTTTATTCACAAAGACTTGTAATTATTGTAATGCTCTTCTGTAAAGGCAATAAGCTACAGGCGTcacacaaatgtttcttttggcTTTTAGCCGAAATTCCATTTGGTTATCAATAGGAAACGATTGaggttttttaaaactgctttcagAGCTAGGTTCTAGCGTTGACGTAAACCAGTTTGTCCTTGTTCCAgttagtgttttcttttcttttcttccttaaGATTTGCAGCTTTTTCATCCATCCTCTTCTCACAGAAtccattgtagtttttttttttttctttgcaagttTATTGCTTCAAACCatcaaaatgctgttttatttattttttgttgttttattaacatCATATATAAAAGCTTGaaagttttccttttcagtCGTTTGGAGTTTCAGCCCAAAGATGgggaaaatatgttaaaaaaaaaaaacatcaaagtaaCAGTCAGTAAGCAGTCAAGAATGTAGCCCAAGGTTCCCGTTCTCTGACATCAATACGGAAAACAATGTGCCTTTTTAAAAGGTTACAAATAGCAAAGTGTCTCTAATGAGGTAAAGATTTATATGGCACTTTGTTAGGAAAAGGAAATCaggaaaaatgttgtttgaaaGCAGAAGCTAGGGGCCATAATGAACCTAAGGATATAAAAACACTGGCATACAGCAGCATGTGAGAAAGGTTGTGATTAAAGAATTACTGTCAAACTGTACAAGTACACCAGCCACCAATGCTATggtaaacaacaaacacaatatAACAATGTCTGGTATTACAAACGTTTGTTCAGGCCAGGCATCAACATCAGTATTGAGTTGTTGGATTTGAAGCGTCCTGCTCCAAATGCCTCATTCAGATCTGGTTTTTAAATGCGTCCTGAGTGACCACATGGATCCTACTCTGTAtccaaataaacacagacagGACTCTTACTtccttctgacattttttttactataatcTCCATTTTCCTGCAACAGCATGTTTATGAGGAGTGTGTAGAGAGACGGAGGAAGGTGGGGAGCAAGTGAGAGGGCGCTACATAATTTACGCAGCGCTGTTTATTAGTTAGTTTATAATTAATTATGAGCGGTTTTTTTCCCTTAGCACCACAGTGGAGACGTTTCCAATACAGTTTTAATTCAACAGCTAAGTTTATTTACTATTTTCTGTTACTGTTGTAGTAAATATGTCCTGCAGGTAGCTTGGCGGCAGTTTGAATCTCACATAAATTGAAGGAATGAAGAAATGATCTCCATTTATAAACAGAGGCATTCATCACTAACCTTtatcagcctttttttttttttttttattaaactgaaaacagagTGCACTGGAGTGCATTCTGATATATTTATTCACTAAAACTGGCACAAGTTCTTTGTTCTAATTCATTAAGTTTGACCTACCAGTCATTGATCAAAACTGATAAAGGGAAAACTCATCAGATTCTGATGTTGATTGATCAGTTTTATCTctagtaaaatattaaaatctgttcATGCTTTAGGGCTGAGAAGAATAAATGGCTGCTTGCAATATATTCTCAATAGTTGAAGTTATAtagaacattaaaaatacatttaggataacaaagcactttacactttGTACAGCCACCAGCAGTAACTTGAGCTTCATTGTCCTGGAGTATCTGGAGGTGAAATCTTAATCCTTCATTAGCAGGAAGCCTGATGCATTACTTGAAGCCTGGCTACCCTTAAAGCTACGAGTTCTTATTATAAAGAAGTATTTAATCACCAGaattctttaaaacaaaccttaaaaGTAGGAGACATAAATAATCAAAACGTAAAGTTACGTCCGCACACGACGTGACGACACATTGTCCAGAACTGCAGAGAATGACGACCTCCAGCAAACAGACGGTGGATCGTTTTCTGGTCATCACAAAAATATTGGAGTAAGAACATCACTCTTATGATGaatcttttcataaataatagGAAGTGGTTGAATGGGGACAACATGGTTCATGCCTCAGCTACAAGAGAGAGCTCTCACAGCCACTCAGCAGGGAGATTAGTGAGGCAACCATGGGCTGAGGTTTCTGAGCATAAACTTTCTCGTGTTGAAAGAgttgatttaactttttatacGCCTTCTGCCCATGGGTCTTGTTATTAAATATTGTAACTCGATTACTTCTTGTCCCTTGGTTTACTCATAATTTACTGCAATAGTGACTGGTAATGTGTACAAATGtgagactttcagctgcttctgttCACTGCTGCTATGTTTTATAAAGCTGGTAAATGGCTTTTTTTATATGATgtattctaaaaataatttctaccTAAATGCAGTGGTGGGCTGCCAGGGCCAGAAAGGCCTTCTGTGCAGGTTTAAACACCGTCAGAACCCCTAATAACATATTTTTGGCAACCTAAATTATGATCTCTGATCAATAAGAGTTGAGTTTACCTGATCAATTAATCTCCATATACTACTAGTAAAATGGCAACATCTTTTcccattaatttttatttccccACGAACAATATGTTAATTTTGATCATTCGGGATGATTGTTTTATCCCAGCATTGTAAATTAACAGTAAATGTTGTTTGCAATGAAAAATGGATAGgaattttacttcttttttattttattcaggtaaTGTCTAAATTTGTGAATTGGAAAGTATTTGGAAACCTTGTTCATTCATTGTTTATGTGAAGGGTAAGTGAGAAGTGGGCTATGTTGTTTGTCATATTAAAACGTCATCCGTCTCTGTTTCAGAGCCATTGTAGCTCCAAACCGTCTCCCCAGTTTGTCTCTTCACCTTTCTGTGTGTGTCGTTGCTCTGCAGTGTTTCGGGAGCCGCGTGTGATTGAACTGTGGGAGGCTGCAAAGAGGGCAAACCTCAGCAAAGATGAGCTGGAGTCTCTCAAGGTGAGGCTCACAGCACTTACCCAGGTTGCTTTGTGAGGACTTTGTCAGTCTGCCTCTTagaaaccttttctttctttttttttttttcccccgttcATTTTAACTCGAGAGGTTCAACTTTTAACTCAAGTGCTGCTTTGGTAAAAGCAGGATTAAATGCGTTCCTTTGCCCTTCGCTTTGTAGCGAAGCCAAGATCAGATGGATCACAGGGCTGCGTTCAGCTTGAGTTTGCAGTGACATTTCTGCTTTATCTGCTGCCTCAAGTGTTTATCGGCTCTACTATCCATGTAACTGAAGGCGAACTCGCTCTGCTCAGTTCACATCCACCTTCTCCCCGCTCcttcaggaggagctgcatcaCTTTGAGACCAAGGTGGAGAAGCACCACCACTACcaggagcagctggagctgTCTCACCAGAAGCTGCGACATGTTGAGTCTCTGGGAGACAAAGAGCACATCAAGAGGAACCAGGAGAAGTACAACACACTCTCTGAGAAGACCAGGGAGATGGGTTACAAGGTAAGACAGGATCTTCTATAAAATATAGAGATGCTCTTCAAGCCCTGCAGTCAGAACCATCAGTCAGAAaaggagttttcttttttgtttcatctgatgTTTACttatgtttcaaacaaacttaTTATGATAAGTTATTCACTCAGGATTCCTGAATTTAATACCTTCAATTCGGCTTGCAAAAGACCCAGTTTTATAGCAGAAAAATGGTCCCTAAAATTATTCATCTGTACTTTTCCTCTATCAATAACAAAACTGATGGCTTCATAAAACCTTTTGTTCCCTCcaaatgaaatttttatttgttgttttatcttcttagaagttaaagtaaaaacacaaataaaacaaaattacgTGGGCTTCTGTAAAACCAAACTACTAGAAAGAAATAACAgagaagtttaatttaaaatctttcctCTCAAACAAGAGATCTGAAATAACTACACAGATTTAAGACTACTCTCTGTCGTCTTTATCGTTAGCTCCAGAAAAAGAGATGAATGTAGCATTGTCGTGTAATAACCATCGCTACACGAATGACCTCATTGTATTCCAGTGTGTGTACTCCATTACAAGCGTACATCATTCTGCCTAATGAGCTACTAATTAGATCCAACAGCAGTGCTGGCGGATAACATGCAGAGACCCATGAAAGCTGTAATTGAAAGTCTGGGCTCTAAGTTAAAGCATTGGTATTGTGGTgtttaaactggttttcttTGCTCCAAGTTCTGAACATTCTACAtcttattttcataatttgtcATGTCCTGAAAATAATTGTTcgaaaaaacagtttttattctctggattttgattttttacattttttattttaatcacattcttctaaattctttaaaaaaaagaaaaagttatctCTTAATCTGTCTTAATCTTGTCTGATTTGGATATAGTCACTATGCGgtaataacacaataaaaagagAAGTTCGATTTTTATCGACTTGTAAACGTGAGTGCTGCGGACGTGAAGCATGTTGCAAAATGTGTGCCTCTGATTTCAGATGAAGAAACACATGCAGGACTTGTCCAATAAGATCTCTCGTCAGGGTCTGCAGCACAACGAGCTGTGAGGTTCAGCTCCTGATCGCCACCACTGGAGGATCATGAAACTGCACCCTGCGTGAACTGTGGGAATCATTCCTGTCAGCTACTGAAAAACAtggaaggtttttctttttaccgtGTGACTGGCTGAATGAGTTGTACAAAGTATGCTGATCAGATGGacaaactttcacttttttagtaaactgatcaaatgaaatgagttaattaaataatttaattgcttAAAATCTTCTCTGTTGTGATGTATGATAAAtcaagaaaatgtggaaaaccaGTTTTATTACCTAAAGCTGAAAATGTGGCACTATTCCTTTACTTCTGCTAATTCTGGTTGGTGAAATAAGGGCAACAATGTCTGTAATTAattgtgaaaattaaatatttagaatggTATTTGTGCTGCTGCCACTGTTGGCAGTTGTAAGTTGGTTTATTGAAATGATGCAAAAGTGTTAAAATGATCAATCAAAAATGTAGGGAACAAACagttaatctttaattttcacaaaaacatgcCAATATACACAActgaggttttaaaaatatataatctctagtaaagggttttttttttctttttttcttggtaAACAAAGAAGCAGCTAATATTTACAAGTCCTACAGAAGTAACATTATTATATGTTCATGATACatcatcttgttttttcttccacagagACATTAGGTAGAAAACTGTAGCTGTAAAAAGAATCTGCTAAATATCAAATCGCTTCTTATGTTAGAAAGCAGAGCAGCTGAAACCCAAATTGTGCTTTTCCCCTTTAGCAGCGGCTCTCCTCCGAGAGCCACTGCAGCAGAATCATTGATTGCTGTGATGAATAATGTCAGCGACCAGCTGATTACTCAGCCGTGTCCTGCTCGGGCCACATGGGCTCGGATTAATGTCATTTGCACCGGGGATCCAACTCTAAGCCGCTTATTTCAATCGAACGCTTCGCCACTTTGATGCGGAATGATAGCTCGGCGAGTTGGGACTCTTTACAGTCGATTGTTGGTTTCAGTGCATCGAGGAGGGCTTGATCTCATTGTGAGATCACATCCTGCTGCAAACTCAAACGGCGGCTGTTTATAAATGTCATTTCAGCTCAACACATCATGGCACCCCGCTTTTCTTTGTCTAAATCAACCACGACTTTGGTGCCATTCCTTTCTACTTAAGTCAGTTTTTACTAGTGTGCCAAccttgtgtaaaaaaacaaaaaacaaaactcaactCCTTAAGTTAAGTGCCATGCAGCGAAATTTCTGTCaaacactaatttaaaaacaagtagCACTTTACAAgatgacagcagcagaaagacCTCCCACACATTTTCTTACTCGTAGTGGAATGAATTGCTTGTGGAAATGACTGCGCTGGTGAACCTGTGAGTGTGTGCAGCAGCGATCGGTACGACCGACGGGGAGCAGCTTACTGAGATATACAGAGGGGGCTGCGGTGGAAAACCACTCTGAAGTGCTTCTGGAGTTGGGCGTCGCAGCGTCAGTTCGGTGGCCCTCGCCACCTGCTCTCCAGCTGAGTCAGCCTGTCCTCTCTGCCCTGAACATGCTCCGCCCCCACTCTCTGCGCTGTTTCCATGGCAGCGATGTTGAGGTGGGCGTACCTAATGGAGTCATCTTCTGGGGGAAGGGGGGGGAATGTTTGGGTGTCATTTCACAACATCCTTTAACTTATTGACAGACAAATTTAGAGAAACATGCATTTGTTTCTTGACACTTGATTCATGATTCATTCGGCTGGACTTCTGTTCTGGTACttaggaaataaatgtttccatttctgtgttgatttttgAAATTACTTCTGAATTATTGCATCTAGTTTCacctgttgtaaaaaaaaaaattcactttaaataCTTCTCACTTTTGCTATTAAAACAGTATTGGATTTCTTCATGTGTTCCTTGCTAATTTGACTTAATCATCTTTTCAACATGATTTTCacagtaaattaatttaacatgtATTGACTTTTAGTCAGTGAGATGATATTGATCTAAATGGAGGTTAGGGTCCTTTTATAAGCAATAAGTGTAGAAAATAGTGGGGGCACAGTGCAGTTGTTGCTCTGTTTTACTATAGCTGACATTTCCTAACAAATCAATACTCAATTTACATCCACATGCGGTAATGCTTTGCAGGAAACAGCAGGAGCGAAAATGTGCATCcaggaaaaggggaaaataaaaactgatttgtacTTACTGTGTCTGTAGAGCTGCAGGAGATCATGTCTCACAGCTCTGTATGGACTGGACTCATGAGTTGAGCTGTGCAGGTTCAGCTGTGAGTACAGCAGCTCTGTGGTCGTGGTCTGAAGGGCAGTAGTGGGGATATTAACGTAGTTGCAACCGTAGTCTCTGTGAAGGCCGGTGGATGGAGACGGACGAGCTTCTCGGATGAACGGGAACatagctgaagaaaaacacaacaaagtttGCGTcgttaataattattaaatgtagTAAGTCAGGAGGGAAACCCAGACAGTAACATCTGATCAATCCTGATCAGATGTCCGAATCGCATTAACTGACTCCTTGCAATGCAGGGAAGCAGCAGCTCCGTTTCACCTCCTCAAGCCATCTCTGATGCTGAACGCAGACTGGGTTACTGCAGAGAAGACCATAACGTCTGTCCCTCTCCATCCTACCATCACTCATGACCAAAACACAACGGTATCTCAACCCCTCTGCTTGACGCAAAGTCTCACCCCCAACCAGACAGAGCAATTCCCCCTTTTCCAGTGTACTAGTCCAGCTGATGTCATTTAAACCACGCAACATGCTGCACTGAACAGATCCAATACATCCTAAGTTATGGCTTGAAGACACACATGAAGAGAACCACATGTACGTactaaaaactgagaaaactcAATATTTACCACCAACGCCACGAAATGGATGAAGGACAGGAGACAGTTGCTGAAGGAATTAACCAACATTGGAAACAGTCATCTTGGTGCCAATAATCCATATATATTTCTTTGTGTACACCGGAAAAGTGCTTAAAGGTAATCCAGCCCCTCCGTAGTCCTACAGCACCCCATAAAATTAATCAGGGAAGATGGTCATAAGCTTTCTCAAGACCTACAAAACGCACATTGACCTGACTCCTATGACTCCCTCACCAAGGGTTACAAATAATATCCTCCGTCTGGATCATCAACCAATCCAAACACACAGGGAGGGtccctccttcctctttctggttcattaaaacagttttctactATTTCTTTTGGGCTAACAAACATTCCATAGAATCTCTGACTTCCTCCCATACTCTAGCTTTTGCTTCTGCAACCACAGTAGCCTCAGTCCTTCCAGTCATGTagtatttttctgctgttttgtgagGAAAGGAAAACCAAACCGCAAAGGCGTCCTTTAGGAAATGCTCCACTTCCTAAAACTCCGACCAAAGCAGCAGGACTCAGCATTGGGGCTCTGTCCCAGTCCACTGCCCAGGTCATATTGCACCAGACCCCGATGTTCGTCCCTGGAGATTTTTGGCCTCCCATCGAGGCCGGTgagcattttatttcagaaaattgacacaaaaaataaattt
Proteins encoded in this window:
- the lrpap1 gene encoding alpha-2-macroglobulin receptor-associated protein produces the protein MRLQCLVTALCVGVGVMAGKYSREVNEPTQSDSDGQTAEFRIAKLNQVWEKAKRMQLTPVRQAELHSDLKIQEKDELQWKKMKVEGLDENGEKEAQLRRNFNVILAKYGMDGKRDMRPMETNSLKDHEARDGDMFDDPKLDKLWNKAKSSGKFSNEELQSLKREFQHHKDKIHEYNILMDTVSRTEEIHKNVISPMEGDTKEHLLQQKHTELKEKMRDLNHGFERLRKISHEGFSQDSVFREPRVIELWEAAKRANLSKDELESLKEELHHFETKVEKHHHYQEQLELSHQKLRHVESLGDKEHIKRNQEKYNTLSEKTREMGYKMKKHMQDLSNKISRQGLQHNEL